One genomic window of Aggregatilinea lenta includes the following:
- the pbpC gene encoding penicillin-binding protein 1C: protein MKRAWQFWKARRRWQKVALVLTALALVVGGALYAWLLVGLPPVDALEDGLALPSTRIYDRQGRLLYQIADPDTGVNEVIPLDQMSACVVQATLATEDVNFYRHPGVDVEGIARALWINLKGGEVVAGGSTITQQVARNLLLDPEQRAERSLQRKLREGILAIELTQHYSRDEILALYLNQTYYGNLAYGIEAAARAYFGKSAGELSLAECALLAGLPQAPSQYDPLSNPDAAKDRQRVVLDLMVRHDVIAQAQANQAFDEELQFASTSFPIEAPHFVAAVWTQLERDYPDQLYAGGLTVTTTLDLDWQRTAEEATRRHLDRLNDPPAGEPAHNAQNAALVSIDPATGQVLAMLGSPDYFNVRIDGAVNAALAPRQPGSALKPFTYAAAFDPAQPDPWTPATMVLDIGTPFVTRRLESYTPSNYGMVEHGPVLVREALASSYNIPAVIALDHIGLDSLVSLTTRLGITTLTDTSRFDLALTLGGGEVRLLELTAAYAALANGGYRVNPAMILEVRDRDGDVLYEWQPTVQTNPVIDPRVTFLITDILSDNAARIPSFGAGSVLNIGRPAAAKTGTTTDFRDNWTVGYTPNLVTGVWVGNADNTPMVDVSGISGAGPIWHEFMRRVLLGQPEIEFSVPEGVTQAEVCATSGLLPTPACPTTRRDWFIEGTVPTEEDNLYQTFVLDQRTGLLADDTTPPEAREERVYLVLPPEAHDWAIRQGIPQPPVGAQIVGGEQVPARLLSPDPYTVFRLSPQLPPDEQRIRFTVAVPTNAQSVIYLLDGDPLDTVDERPFSLWWTLQPGEHDLVAEVVLSDGSTVTTDPVHFQVGAWVPPDERPTSGIAE from the coding sequence ATGAAACGCGCGTGGCAGTTTTGGAAGGCGCGGCGGCGCTGGCAAAAGGTCGCGCTGGTGCTCACCGCGCTGGCGCTCGTCGTCGGCGGCGCGCTCTACGCGTGGCTGCTGGTTGGCCTGCCGCCGGTGGATGCGCTCGAAGACGGTCTCGCCCTGCCCAGCACGCGCATTTACGACCGTCAGGGCCGCCTACTGTACCAGATCGCGGACCCCGATACCGGCGTGAACGAAGTGATTCCGCTGGACCAGATGTCCGCGTGCGTCGTTCAGGCGACGCTGGCGACCGAGGACGTCAACTTCTACCGGCACCCCGGCGTGGATGTGGAAGGCATTGCGCGCGCGCTGTGGATCAACCTCAAGGGTGGCGAAGTCGTCGCGGGCGGCAGCACGATCACCCAGCAGGTCGCGCGCAATCTGCTGCTCGACCCCGAACAACGCGCCGAGCGCTCACTGCAGCGCAAGCTGCGCGAGGGAATTCTGGCGATCGAGCTGACGCAGCATTACTCGCGCGACGAGATCCTGGCGCTCTACCTCAACCAGACCTATTACGGCAATCTGGCCTACGGCATCGAAGCCGCCGCGCGCGCCTACTTCGGCAAGAGCGCGGGTGAGCTGTCGCTGGCAGAATGTGCGCTGCTGGCCGGGCTGCCCCAGGCCCCGTCGCAGTACGATCCGCTCAGCAATCCCGACGCCGCCAAAGACCGGCAGCGCGTCGTGCTCGACCTGATGGTGCGCCACGACGTGATCGCGCAGGCGCAGGCGAATCAGGCATTCGACGAGGAGCTGCAATTCGCGTCCACGTCCTTCCCCATCGAAGCGCCCCATTTCGTGGCAGCGGTGTGGACCCAACTCGAACGCGACTATCCCGACCAGTTGTACGCAGGCGGACTGACCGTCACCACCACACTCGATCTCGACTGGCAGCGCACTGCCGAAGAAGCCACCCGCCGCCACCTGGACCGCCTGAACGATCCGCCTGCGGGGGAACCGGCGCACAACGCGCAGAACGCGGCACTGGTCAGCATAGACCCCGCCACAGGACAGGTGCTGGCGATGCTCGGCAGCCCGGATTACTTCAACGTGCGCATCGACGGCGCGGTCAATGCGGCGTTGGCTCCGCGCCAGCCGGGATCGGCGCTCAAGCCGTTCACCTATGCCGCCGCGTTCGACCCGGCGCAGCCCGATCCGTGGACGCCCGCGACAATGGTGCTCGACATCGGCACGCCGTTCGTCACCCGGCGGCTCGAAAGTTACACACCCTCGAATTATGGCATGGTCGAGCACGGCCCGGTGCTGGTCCGCGAGGCGCTGGCCTCGTCGTACAACATCCCCGCCGTAATCGCGCTCGATCACATCGGGCTGGACTCGCTGGTGAGCCTGACGACCCGGCTGGGCATCACGACGCTGACCGACACCAGCCGCTTCGACCTGGCGCTGACGCTCGGCGGGGGCGAGGTACGCCTGCTGGAACTCACCGCCGCCTACGCCGCGCTGGCGAACGGCGGCTACCGCGTCAATCCGGCGATGATTCTCGAAGTGCGCGACCGCGACGGGGATGTGCTCTACGAGTGGCAGCCCACCGTCCAGACCAATCCGGTCATCGACCCGCGCGTGACGTTTCTGATCACCGACATCCTCAGCGACAACGCCGCGCGTATCCCGTCATTTGGCGCAGGCAGCGTGCTGAACATCGGGCGGCCCGCCGCGGCCAAAACCGGCACCACGACCGACTTCCGCGACAACTGGACGGTCGGCTACACGCCGAACCTCGTCACGGGCGTGTGGGTCGGCAACGCGGATAACACGCCGATGGTCGACGTGAGCGGCATCAGCGGCGCGGGTCCGATCTGGCACGAGTTCATGCGGCGTGTGCTGCTCGGCCAGCCGGAAATCGAGTTCAGCGTGCCGGAGGGTGTGACCCAGGCGGAAGTCTGCGCCACGTCCGGCCTGCTACCGACCCCGGCTTGCCCCACGACGCGCCGCGACTGGTTCATCGAGGGTACCGTACCCACCGAAGAGGACAACCTCTACCAGACCTTCGTGCTCGACCAGCGCACCGGCCTGCTGGCGGACGACACCACCCCGCCCGAAGCCCGCGAGGAGCGCGTCTATCTGGTGCTGCCCCCCGAAGCGCACGACTGGGCGATCCGGCAGGGCATCCCTCAGCCGCCGGTTGGCGCGCAGATCGTCGGTGGCGAACAGGTCCCCGCGCGGCTGCTTTCCCCCGATCCGTACACCGTGTTCCGGCTGTCACCACAGCTTCCACCGGACGAGCAGCGCATCCGTTTCACGGTCGCCGTGCCGACCAACGCGCAGTCGGTGATCTACCTGCTCGACGGCGATCCGCTCGACACGGTCGATGAGCGGCCCTTCAGCCTGTGGTGGACGCTGCAGCCCGGCGAGCACGATCTGGTGGCCGAGGTCGTTCTGAGCGATGGCTCTACCGTGACGACCGATCCCGTGCATTTCCAGGTCGGCGCATGGGTGCCGCCGGACGAACGTCCCACGTCTGGCATAGCGGAATAA
- the rsmG gene encoding 16S rRNA (guanine(527)-N(7))-methyltransferase RsmG, whose amino-acid sequence MNVDQLVRSSRDLLDLDLGPDLQRAFSIYADELLAWNENVNLTAITAPEAVEMRHFLDSLAVLRAVSLSSGMRVIDVGTGAGFPGLPLRLICPAIELTLLEATAKKTAFLEHIVKRLKLNNVRVLNARAEDAGQMPDQRERYDLVLARAVAQMPVLMEYLLPFCRVGGLCVALKGESAHAETRQAETALQLLGGHLEKIIPVELPQVPETHYLVLVKKVAATPPAYPRRAGMPTKRPL is encoded by the coding sequence ATGAATGTTGACCAACTGGTGCGGTCCAGCCGCGACCTGCTCGACCTCGACCTCGGCCCCGATCTTCAGCGCGCGTTCAGCATTTACGCCGACGAACTGCTGGCCTGGAACGAGAACGTCAACCTGACCGCCATCACCGCGCCCGAAGCGGTCGAGATGCGCCACTTCCTCGATTCGCTGGCAGTACTGCGGGCGGTATCGTTGAGTTCGGGTATGCGTGTGATCGATGTGGGAACCGGCGCGGGGTTCCCTGGGCTGCCGCTGCGGTTGATCTGCCCGGCGATTGAGTTGACCTTGCTGGAAGCCACCGCTAAAAAGACTGCTTTCTTAGAGCATATCGTGAAACGGCTGAAACTGAACAATGTTCGTGTGCTCAACGCGCGGGCCGAGGACGCGGGTCAAATGCCCGATCAGCGCGAGCGGTACGACCTGGTGCTGGCGCGGGCGGTGGCTCAGATGCCGGTCCTGATGGAGTATCTGCTGCCGTTCTGCCGGGTTGGTGGGCTGTGCGTGGCGCTTAAGGGCGAGTCGGCGCACGCCGAGACGCGTCAGGCCGAAACCGCGCTGCAACTGCTCGGCGGCCACCTGGAAAAGATCATCCCGGTCGAGCTGCCGCAGGTCCCGGAAACGCATTACCTCGTGCTGGTCAAGAAGGTCGCGGCGACTCCGCCCGCCTATCCGCGCCGCGCGGGTATGCCCACGAAACGACCGTTGTAG
- the recF gene encoding DNA replication/repair protein RecF (All proteins in this family for which functions are known are DNA-binding proteins that assist the filamentation of RecA onto DNA for the initiation of recombination or recombinational repair.): MRIEHLSLQNFRNYARLEVTLPPGPILLHGANAQGKTSLLEAIYYLATSRSPYTGSDRQLINWHAERDILPFARIAAEISGARETLNRVEVIISLDSVGNDGDRFRKQVKINGVPRRVMDLIGQINVVMFLPQDLALVEGAPAERRRYMNITLCQTDNEYCRALATFDKVLVQRNALLKRISDREASPGELGYWNDQITESGATLVAGRQQLLRQLEVKARRIHDELSGGDEDLELKYLPGFSPTAETNGQMSFDVLGLDLHRQLGAQEIAAQFQSRLEEIQGEEIARGMTLIGPQRDELRLMVNGHDLGLYGSRGQARTGVMSLKLAELEWMHDAIGEWPVLLLDEVVAELDARRRAYLLDRVSEASQVLLTTTEPDIFTPGFLNNTTRWQVSQGQIISATDPIG, from the coding sequence ATGCGAATCGAACACCTCTCCCTTCAGAATTTCCGCAACTATGCACGCCTGGAAGTCACGCTGCCACCTGGCCCGATTCTGCTGCATGGGGCCAACGCGCAGGGTAAAACCAGCCTGCTCGAAGCGATCTATTATCTGGCGACGTCCCGCTCGCCCTATACCGGGTCGGACCGGCAGTTGATTAACTGGCACGCGGAGCGCGACATTTTGCCATTTGCGCGCATTGCCGCCGAGATCAGCGGCGCGCGTGAAACACTTAACCGTGTCGAAGTCATCATCTCGCTGGATTCCGTGGGGAACGACGGCGACCGCTTCCGCAAGCAAGTGAAGATCAACGGCGTTCCACGCCGCGTGATGGACCTCATCGGGCAGATTAACGTGGTGATGTTCCTCCCGCAGGATCTGGCCCTGGTCGAGGGCGCACCCGCCGAGCGGCGGCGCTACATGAACATCACGCTCTGCCAGACGGATAACGAATACTGCCGCGCGCTGGCGACCTTCGACAAGGTGCTCGTCCAGCGCAATGCGCTGCTCAAGCGTATCTCCGACCGCGAAGCCAGTCCCGGCGAGTTGGGCTACTGGAACGACCAGATCACCGAGTCCGGCGCGACGCTGGTCGCCGGGCGGCAGCAGTTACTGCGCCAGCTCGAAGTCAAGGCGCGCCGCATCCACGACGAGCTGTCCGGCGGCGACGAGGACCTGGAATTGAAGTATCTGCCGGGCTTCAGTCCGACCGCGGAAACGAACGGCCAGATGTCGTTCGACGTGCTGGGCCTGGATCTCCACCGTCAACTGGGCGCGCAGGAGATCGCGGCACAGTTCCAGAGCCGCCTGGAGGAGATTCAGGGCGAGGAGATCGCGCGCGGCATGACGCTCATCGGCCCGCAGCGCGACGAGCTGCGCCTGATGGTCAATGGGCACGACCTGGGGCTGTACGGCTCGCGTGGGCAGGCGCGCACGGGCGTGATGTCGCTCAAGCTGGCCGAGCTGGAATGGATGCACGACGCCATCGGGGAATGGCCGGTGCTGCTGCTGGACGAGGTCGTCGCGGAACTGGACGCACGGCGGCGGGCCTACCTGTTGGATCGGGTCAGCGAGGCGTCGCAGGTGCTGCTGACCACCACCGAGCCGGACATCTTCACGCCGGGCTTCCTCAACAACACCACGCGCTGGCAGGTCAGCCAGGGCCAGATCATCTCCGCCACGGACCCTATCGGGTAG
- a CDS encoding PA14 domain-containing protein, whose protein sequence is MRRHLMSLLVAMTALALLLGMNFLPTGSARTAEANPGTNWNASYYNNTDLTGNPVLTRVDSQIDFNWATGSPDAAVPADNFSVRWTQTVNIPASGQWTFRVGADDGIRLWIDVTQIINEWHGAPNGYTTYTVTLDALTAGPHDLKVEYYEATGNAGVQVQWYQGTSGAPAAPAAASSTSSTTATNSAASWSAQYFNNTDLSGSPALSRTDGKIDFNWATGSPDAAVQADNFSARWTATVNFPTTGVWTFRVGADDGIRMWVDVTQIIDEWHGAPNGFTNYSVTLNQLTAGDHVLRVEYYDATGNAGVLAEWYAGTEPGSSSTGAAAAAPTAVPIKPIWAAATGYNVNVRTGPSTGYPVVTKINYPDNYKVVGALGTMRWILIELDNGTTAWVSNDWVYLFSDEPDFVSKIPKVEPEAAPSVVTAPEPAQVTVRGRAFNALTVRDAATNRGKVIANVPQNSIINIEAISRNGGWYLMNWEGIRGWVYSPYVTFVEGWITDLVVSNEIMPAPPAGQIYVPQTESGEPITVRGRAYSNIVLRDAASVRGQDIGSVPGNAEFVIEGRNTNGAWYLISYDGQSGWVSSPYTQIIEGRYEDLQIR, encoded by the coding sequence ATGCGTAGACACCTTATGTCCCTGCTGGTTGCCATGACCGCGCTGGCGCTGCTCCTGGGCATGAACTTTTTGCCGACCGGCTCGGCGCGCACTGCCGAGGCGAACCCGGGAACCAACTGGAACGCTTCTTATTACAACAATACCGATTTGACGGGTAACCCCGTCCTCACCCGCGTAGACAGCCAGATCGACTTCAACTGGGCGACCGGCTCCCCCGACGCCGCCGTGCCCGCCGACAACTTCAGCGTGCGGTGGACGCAGACCGTGAATATCCCGGCCTCCGGCCAATGGACCTTCCGCGTCGGTGCGGATGACGGCATCCGTCTGTGGATCGACGTGACGCAGATCATCAACGAGTGGCACGGCGCGCCGAATGGCTACACCACCTACACCGTCACTCTCGACGCACTCACCGCCGGGCCGCACGACCTCAAGGTGGAGTATTACGAGGCAACCGGTAACGCGGGCGTCCAGGTGCAGTGGTACCAGGGCACGTCGGGCGCACCGGCTGCCCCCGCTGCCGCGTCGTCCACGTCCTCCACGACGGCCACTAACAGCGCGGCCAGCTGGAGCGCGCAGTACTTCAACAACACCGATCTGTCCGGCAGCCCGGCGCTCAGCCGCACCGACGGCAAGATCGACTTCAACTGGGCGACCGGCTCGCCTGACGCCGCCGTGCAGGCGGACAACTTCAGCGCGCGCTGGACCGCCACGGTCAACTTCCCAACCACGGGCGTGTGGACCTTCCGCGTCGGCGCGGATGACGGCATCCGCATGTGGGTCGACGTGACACAGATCATCGACGAGTGGCATGGCGCGCCGAACGGCTTCACCAACTACTCCGTCACCCTGAACCAGCTCACCGCCGGGGATCACGTCCTGCGCGTGGAGTATTATGACGCCACGGGCAACGCGGGCGTACTGGCGGAATGGTACGCAGGCACGGAGCCAGGCAGCAGCAGCACAGGCGCAGCGGCTGCCGCTCCGACCGCCGTCCCGATCAAGCCGATCTGGGCCGCGGCAACAGGTTACAACGTCAACGTGCGCACCGGTCCGTCCACCGGCTACCCGGTCGTCACGAAGATCAACTACCCTGATAACTACAAGGTCGTCGGCGCGTTGGGCACCATGCGCTGGATTCTGATCGAGCTGGACAACGGCACCACCGCCTGGGTCAGCAACGATTGGGTCTACCTGTTCAGCGACGAGCCGGACTTCGTCTCGAAGATCCCGAAGGTCGAGCCTGAAGCGGCTCCGTCCGTCGTCACCGCGCCGGAACCGGCCCAGGTGACCGTGCGCGGACGCGCGTTCAACGCGCTGACCGTGCGCGACGCGGCCACCAACCGGGGCAAGGTTATCGCCAACGTGCCGCAGAACTCAATCATCAACATCGAGGCCATCAGCCGTAACGGTGGCTGGTACCTGATGAACTGGGAAGGCATTCGCGGCTGGGTTTACTCGCCGTACGTGACGTTCGTCGAGGGCTGGATCACCGACCTCGTCGTCAGTAACGAGATCATGCCTGCGCCGCCCGCCGGACAGATCTACGTGCCGCAGACCGAAAGCGGCGAGCCGATCACGGTGCGCGGACGCGCCTACAGCAACATTGTGCTGCGCGACGCAGCCAGCGTGCGCGGCCAGGACATCGGCAGCGTGCCGGGTAACGCGGAATTCGTCATCGAGGGCCGCAACACCAACGGCGCGTGGTACCTGATCAGCTACGATGGGCAAAGCGGCTGGGTCAGCTCGCCGTATACCCAGATCATCGAAGGCCGCTACGAGGACCTGCAAATCCGCTAG
- a CDS encoding glycosyltransferase family 4 protein — protein MRPLTIAVDASRATTARRTGTENYALQLIRALLALDSPHHFRLYFRDAPPDGLFPARLNVTQHVIPWPRAWTHTRFAAALWRSRPDVTFVPAHTLPLAFPGPGVVTVHDLGYIYFPAAHPARARRYLEWSTRYSARRAARVLVDSLATARDLAAHTDIPENRISLVYPGVDEALAPVDDPAQIAAVRARYNLPERYLLFLGTLQPRKNIARLVQSYAQWRAASRTEDVALALAGAAGWLYDPAWTRDIDGVIETGFVRDEDVAALYSGALALVFPSLYEGFGFPVLEAMRCGTPVITSTASSLPEVAGDAALLVNPRDTDAIAAAIGQIVSDDGLRQTLVARGFEQSRRFTWQSAAGAALHALEQATRTDSR, from the coding sequence ATGCGCCCGCTGACCATCGCCGTCGACGCCAGCCGCGCGACTACGGCGCGACGCACCGGCACGGAGAACTACGCGCTGCAACTGATCCGCGCCCTGCTCGCGCTCGATTCGCCGCACCACTTCCGCCTCTACTTTCGCGACGCGCCGCCGGACGGCCTGTTCCCGGCCCGGCTCAACGTCACGCAGCACGTTATCCCCTGGCCGCGCGCCTGGACACACACGCGCTTCGCGGCGGCGCTGTGGCGCAGTCGCCCCGATGTGACCTTTGTGCCCGCACACACACTGCCGCTGGCATTTCCGGGGCCGGGCGTGGTCACCGTGCACGACCTCGGCTACATCTATTTCCCCGCCGCGCATCCCGCCCGCGCGCGGCGCTATCTGGAATGGTCCACGCGTTACAGCGCACGGCGCGCGGCACGCGTGCTGGTCGATTCGCTGGCGACAGCCCGCGATCTGGCCGCACACACCGACATCCCCGAAAACCGCATCAGCCTGGTGTATCCCGGCGTGGACGAGGCGCTCGCTCCGGTGGACGATCCGGCACAGATCGCGGCGGTGCGGGCGCGCTACAACCTGCCGGAACGCTACCTGCTGTTCCTGGGTACATTACAGCCTCGCAAGAATATCGCGCGGCTGGTGCAGAGCTACGCACAGTGGCGCGCGGCGTCGCGCACGGAAGACGTAGCGCTGGCGCTGGCCGGAGCGGCGGGCTGGCTCTACGATCCGGCCTGGACGCGCGACATCGACGGCGTGATCGAGACGGGCTTCGTGCGCGACGAAGACGTCGCGGCGCTGTACAGCGGGGCGTTGGCGTTGGTTTTCCCCAGCCTGTACGAAGGCTTCGGCTTCCCCGTCCTGGAGGCGATGCGCTGCGGCACGCCCGTCATCACGAGCACGGCCTCGTCCCTGCCGGAAGTCGCGGGGGACGCCGCGCTGCTGGTCAACCCCCGCGACACGGACGCCATCGCCGCCGCCATCGGGCAAATCGTGTCCGACGACGGCCTGCGCCAGACGCTCGTCGCGCGCGGCTTCGAGCAGTCGCGGCGCTTCACGTGGCAGAGCGCCGCCGGTGCCGCGCTGCACGCCCTCGAACAGGCGACACGGACTGACTCCCGTTAA
- a CDS encoding TIGR03936 family radical SAM-associated protein — MNRLLTQQRIRVTFTKEGSYRFIGHLDLAKTWERILRRAQIPLEYTQGFNPRPRMQFAAALPVGVTSEDERVDVWLTERLEDGFPEAWIERLNGASPTGLRTRQIEDVPVKDDALPTLVTSADYVITPRDPALTPDMLRERANELLAAETLERVRGSKQDKTYDLRPLILDLRASDDGQLTARLVTGERGTGRADELLDALGIAPEQALVHRRRLYLGDEPA, encoded by the coding sequence ATGAACCGACTACTCACCCAACAACGCATTCGCGTGACCTTCACCAAAGAAGGCAGCTACCGTTTCATCGGCCACCTGGATCTCGCCAAAACCTGGGAGCGCATCCTGCGGCGGGCGCAAATCCCGCTGGAGTATACGCAGGGCTTCAACCCGCGCCCGCGCATGCAGTTCGCCGCCGCTCTGCCGGTCGGCGTGACCAGCGAAGACGAGCGCGTGGACGTGTGGTTGACCGAGCGGCTGGAGGACGGCTTTCCGGAGGCGTGGATCGAGCGCCTGAATGGGGCCAGCCCGACCGGGCTGCGCACGCGCCAGATCGAGGACGTGCCGGTCAAGGACGACGCGCTGCCCACGCTGGTGACCAGCGCCGATTACGTGATCACGCCGCGCGACCCGGCCCTGACGCCGGATATGCTGCGCGAGCGGGCGAACGAGCTGCTGGCGGCGGAAACGTTGGAACGCGTGCGCGGCAGCAAGCAAGACAAGACCTACGACCTGCGCCCGCTGATCCTCGATCTGCGCGCGTCGGATGACGGCCAGTTGACTGCGCGGCTGGTCACAGGCGAGCGCGGTACGGGGCGCGCCGATGAGCTGCTCGATGCACTGGGCATCGCGCCAGAGCAGGCGCTGGTGCATCGCCGCCGCCTGTACCTGGGTGACGAACCGGCCTGA
- a CDS encoding 2-oxoacid:ferredoxin oxidoreductase subunit beta — translation MGATRVNLIGLERNDYKGRPSTLCQGCGHNSISNQIIAVCYELSIHPHEIIKLSGIGCSSKSPAYFLGRSHGFNALHGRMPAIATGATTANRDLVAIGVSGDGDTGSIGLGQFKHMVRRNVPVVYIVENNGVYGLTKGQFSATADVGQELKYAGVNELPPIDICIEALAADATFVARSFAGDSKQVRELLKAALSHRGTAVLDIISPCVTFNNHESSTKSYPYGKVHEEPLQDITFVPELEPIQIDAMNPGEQMAVELHDGSHLMLKQLDPDKHDPTNKLAAFRLLEEARQEQQFITGLIYLDENRATLAESSHLVETPLALLPEETLRPPREALDGLMSHLLCCQ, via the coding sequence ATGGGCGCAACACGCGTTAATTTGATCGGTCTGGAACGTAACGACTACAAGGGCAGGCCTTCGACGCTGTGCCAGGGCTGCGGCCACAACTCGATCTCCAACCAGATCATCGCCGTATGCTATGAGTTGTCGATTCACCCGCACGAAATCATCAAACTGAGCGGAATCGGCTGCTCCAGCAAGTCCCCGGCCTACTTCCTGGGCCGTTCGCACGGCTTCAACGCCCTGCATGGGCGTATGCCTGCCATCGCCACCGGCGCCACCACGGCCAACCGCGATCTCGTCGCCATCGGCGTAAGCGGCGACGGCGACACGGGCAGCATCGGCCTGGGCCAGTTCAAGCACATGGTCCGCCGCAACGTACCGGTGGTTTACATCGTCGAGAATAACGGCGTCTATGGCCTGACCAAGGGCCAATTTTCCGCCACAGCGGACGTCGGCCAGGAGCTTAAGTATGCGGGTGTGAATGAGCTGCCGCCCATTGATATCTGCATCGAGGCGCTGGCCGCTGACGCGACCTTCGTCGCGCGCTCCTTCGCGGGCGATTCCAAGCAGGTGCGCGAGCTGCTCAAGGCGGCGCTCAGCCACCGGGGCACCGCCGTGCTGGACATCATCAGCCCGTGCGTCACCTTCAACAATCACGAAAGCTCGACCAAGAGCTACCCGTACGGCAAGGTGCACGAGGAGCCGCTGCAAGACATCACCTTCGTGCCGGAGCTGGAGCCGATCCAGATTGACGCGATGAACCCCGGCGAGCAGATGGCCGTGGAGCTGCACGACGGGTCGCACCTGATGCTCAAGCAGCTCGACCCCGACAAGCACGATCCGACCAACAAGCTGGCCGCCTTCCGCCTGCTGGAAGAAGCGCGCCAGGAGCAGCAGTTCATCACCGGCCTGATCTACCTGGACGAGAACCGGGCGACCCTGGCCGAATCGAGCCATCTGGTTGAGACGCCGCTGGCGCTCTTGCCCGAAGAAACGCTGCGTCCCCCGCGCGAAGCGCTGGACGGCCTGATGTCGCACCTGTTGTGCTGCCAGTAA